One genomic window of Cottoperca gobio chromosome 10, fCotGob3.1, whole genome shotgun sequence includes the following:
- the LOC115015075 gene encoding protocadherin alpha-C2-like has protein sequence MHSCKRYVLLVIILSFVRNVSTSVTHYSIPEEMKEGSVVANLATDLSLDVKTLNQRKMRLDIIANKKYLDVNKETGELYIVEKIDRENICNTKSSVSCYLKLEVILENPVRIFNIEVEILDMNDNAPQFRRDAIHLDISEATPKGERFSLSNAVDPDVGTNSVKTYHLSESEHFDIEVQTGRDGSKFAELILTKALDREQQAVHNVILTAVDGGTPARSGTASVIIRVLDTNDNTPTFDKVSYNIQIMENSPIGSLVVHLNATDLDEGSNSDVTYSYSLYTSEKTQETFNLNPSTGEITVKGMLNYEDFKIYDMEVIATDKGASASSGQCTIKVLVEDMNDNHPEISIKSFQSPVNENTEVDTVIAVVSVSDKDSGDNGVVDLHIPDNMPFKLRESSDNYYELVVSEPLDREKVPEYDITFTVTDRGSPPLSDNETMTLELLDVNDNVPQFPLSFYTIRVMENNAPGALLSSLTAFDPDLHENQYLVYFILEKEIANTSMSMLFSINPENGNLYALKTFDYEIENEFLFHIEARDSGSPPLSSNVTVHIIIVDQNDNAPVIVSPWRAHGSVVEEKIPRSTDKGSLVSKVIALDTDSVHNSRITYQFLQVTDATLFSLDQYNGEIRTMRMFSYRDPRHQRLVVVAKDNGEPALSATVTIKLSTVETAVKAYSDMTEVPLEYDIFSDLNLYLVIGLGSVSFLLLITILVTIVLKCQKPKHSKAAAPCRNSVISDRNSSIADSTLVSNDAYWYSLFLAETRKGKMVVRQPVPKGSRYIVSSLPRGTGLTDTSDSAASTLQVRSRS, from the exons ATGCACTCTTGCAAAAGGTACGTGCTGCTCgttattattctttctttcgtTCGTAACGTTTCGACTTCAGTGACTCATTATTCAATACCGGAGGAGATGAAAGAAGGATCAGTTGTAGCAAACCTTGCTACCGATCTCAGCCTGGATGTTAAAACACTGAATCAGAGGAAGATGCGTCTTGACATCATTGCAAATAAGAAATATCTGGATGTGAACAAAGAGACTGGAGAGCTGTATATTGTTGAGAAGATTGACAGGGAAAATATTTGCAATACCAAGTCATCAGTGTCTTGTTATCTAAAACTGGAAGTAATATTAGAAAACCCAGTACGAATATTTAATATAGAAGTAGAAATTCTAGATATGAACGACAACGCCCCTCAGTTTCGGAGAGACGCCATACATTTAGATATATCTGAAGCAACGCCAAAAGGAGAGAGATTCTCTCTCAGCAATGCAGTTGATCCTGATGTTGGAACTAATTCAGTAAAAACTTACCATCTAAGTGAAAGTGAACATTTTGATATTGAGGTTCAGACCGGAAGAGATGGGTCGAAATTTGCAGAATTAATCTTAACAAAAGCTTTAGATCGGGAGCAGCAGGCTGTGCATAATGTAATTCTTACAGCTGTAGATGGAGGCACACCTGCACGTTCTGGCACTGCAAGTGTTATTATTCGTGTTTTGGACACAAATGACAACACTCCTACTTTTGACAAAGTGAGTTATAACATACAAATTATGGAAAATTCTCCCATTGGAAGCCTTGTTGTTCATCTGAATGCAACAGACTTAGATGAAGGATCAAACTCTGATGTAACATACTCATACAGTTTATATACGTCAGAGAAAACTCAAGAAACATTTAATCTGAATCCTTCCACTGGTGAAATTACTGTTAAAGGAATGTTAAATTATGAAGATTTCAAGATTTATGATATGGAAGTTATAGCAACTGATAAAGGAGCCAGTGCATCATCAGGACAATGTACTATAAAAGTTCTGGTTGAAGACATGAATGATAACCATCCAGAAATATCTATTAAATCATTTCAGAGTCCAGtcaatgaaaacacagaagTAGACACAGTGATAGCAGTAGTTAGTGTCAGTGATAAAGACTCAGGTGACAATGGAGTGGTTGATCTTCATATTCCAGATAACATGCCTTTCAAACTGAGGGAATCCTCTGATAACTATTATGAATTAGTCGTGTCAGAGCCGTTAGACCGTGAGAAGGTTCCAGAATATGACATCACCTtcactgtgacagacagaggTTCTCCTCCTTTATCTGACAATGAAACTATGACGTTAGAACTGCTGGATGTGAATGACAATGTTCCACAGTTCCCTCTGTCATTTTATACTATACGTGTGATGGAGAATAACGCACCTGGAGCCCTGCTCAGTTCCCTCACTGCGTTTGACCCCGACCTCCATGAAAACCAGTATCTAGTTTATTTCATCCTGGAGAAGGAGATAGCCAACACCTCCATGTCCATGCTGTTCTCCATCAATCCAGAGAACGGTAATCTTTACGCACTAAAAACTTTTGACTATGAGATCGAGAATGAGTTTCTTTTCCACATCGAGGCCAGAGACTCTGGCTCTCCTCCACTCAGCAGTAACGTGACGGTCCACATCATCATTGTGGACCAGAACGACAACGCTCCGGTGATTGTGTCTCCGTGGCGCGCGCACGGCTCGGTGGTGGAGGAAAAGATCCCCAGATCCACCGATAAAGGCTCTCTGGTTTCCAAGGTGATAGCCTTAGACACAGACTCGGTGCACAACTCTCGGATTACCTACCAGTTTCTCCAGGTGACTGACGCCACCTTGTTCAGTCTGGACCAATACAACGGAGAGATCCGGACTATGAGGATGTTCAGCTACAGAGACCCGCGCCACCAGCGACTGGTTGTTGTTGCCAAAGACAACGGGGAGCCCGCTCTCTCTGCTACAGTCACCATCAAGCTGTCCACAGTGGAGACTGCCGTGAAGGCCTATTCTGACATGACTGAGGTGCCTCTAGAATATGACATCTTTTCAGACCTAAACCTGTATCTGGTCATCGGTCTGGGCTCGGTGTCATTTCTCCTGCTGATCACCATACTGGTCACCATCGTGCTCAAGTGTCAGAAACCCAAGCACAGCAAAGCGGCTGCTCCCTGCAGGAACAGTGTGATCAGTGACAGGAACTCCTCCATCGCAGATTCCACTCTGGTGTCCAACGATGCCTACTGGTACAGTCTGTTTCTAGCAGAGACCAGGAAAGGAAAGATGGTGGTGAGACAGCCTGTGCCAAAGGGCTCCAGATACATCGTGTCCAGTTTACCAAGAGGCACAGGACTGACAGACACTAGTGACTCAGCAGCCTCCACCCTGCAGGTGAGA AGCAGATCGTGA
- the LOC115015076 gene encoding protocadherin alpha-C2-like, with the protein MEGFVCSQYWKRYVSTILLFVATLYSTSAVTHYSVPEELEEGTVVANLAGDLGLDVKTLVDRKMRIEIITNRKYLDVKKETGELYIVERIDRESLCPTKTSCYLKMEAIIENPKRIFYIELEIMDINDNAPHFRRDTIDLDISEATQAGERFSVSNAVDPDVGSNSVKTYHLSESDFFTIEIQTGRDGSKFADLILKNTLDREQQAVHYLILTAVDGGMPSRSGTASIIVHVLDTNDNAPTFEEESYQISVMENFPIGNLVFHLNATDLDEGSNSDLKYSYSLYTSEKTQETFNLNLNTGEITVKGVLNYEDFNIYDMEVIANDKGANSLSGKCKLKIVIEDMNDNHPEISIKSFQSPVNENTEVDTVIAVVSVSDKDSGDNGVVDLHIPDNMPFKLRESSDNYYELVVSEPLDREKVPEYDITFTVTDRGSPPLSDNETMTLELLDVNDNVPQFPLSFYTIRVMENNAPGALLSSLTAFDPDLHENQYLVYFILEKEIANTSMSMLFSINPENGNLYALKTFDYEIENEFLFHIEARDSGSPPLSSNVTVHIIIVDQNDNAPVIVSPWRAHGSVVEEKIPRSTDKGSLVSKVIALDTDSVHNSRITYQFLQVTDATLFSLDQYNGEIRTMRMFSYRDPRHQRLVVVAKDNGEPALSATVTIKLSTVETAVKAYSDMTEVPLEYDIFSDLNLYLVIGLGSVSFLLLITILVTIVLKCQKPKHSKAAAPCRNSVISDRNSSIADSTLVSNDAYWYSLFLAETRKGKMVVRQPVPKGSRYIVSSLPRGTGLTDTSDSAASTLQEFG; encoded by the exons ATGGAAGGTTTTGTCTGTTCTCAATACTGGAAAAGGTATGTGTCGACAATTCTTCTTTTTGTTGCCACGTTATATTCCACGTCGGCTGTAACACACTATTCTGTCCCCGAGGAACTCGAGGAAGGCACTGTCGTCGCTAATTTAGCTGGAGATTTGGGATTAGATGTGAAGACATTAGTTGATCGGAAAATGCGCATAGAGATTATTACCAATAGGAAATACCTGGACGTGAAAAAAGAAACAGGGGAGCTGTACATTGTTGAGCGAATTGACAGAGAGTCTCTCTGTCCCACCAAGACATCTTGTTATCTTAAAATGGAGGCAATAATTGAAAACCCAAAAAGAATATTTTACATCGAATTAGAGATAATGGACATAAATGATAACGCACCTCATTTTAGAAGAGACACGATAGATTTAGACATTTCAGAGGCAACGCAGGCTGGTGAGCGCTTTTCTGTGAGTAATGCAGTTGACCCAGACGTTGGTTCGAACTCTGTGAAAACATACCATTTGAGTGAAAGTGATTTTTTCACAATAGAAATTCAGACTGGAAGAGATGGATCAAAATTTGCTGATTTAATACTGAAAAATACTTTGGACCGAGAGCAGCAGGCTGTTCATTATTTAATACTCACAGCTGTAGATGGCGGAATGCCGTCTCGTTCTGGTACTGCCAGCATTATTGTTCATGTTTTAGACACAAATGACAACGCCCCTACATTTGAAGAAGAGAGTTACCAAATCAGTGTAATGGAAAATTTTCCAATCGGAAATCTCGTTTTTCATCTGAATGCAACAGATTTGGATGAAGGCTCAAATTCTGATTTGAAATACTCATACAGTTTATATACTTCGGAGAAAACGCAAGAAACGTTTAATTTAAACCTCAACACGGGTGAGATTACTGTAAAAGGAGTGTTAAATTACGAAGATTTCAATATTTATGATATGGAAGTAATAGCTAATGATAAAGGAGCCAATAGTttatcaggaaaatgtaaaCTCAAAATTGTCATTGAGGACATGAATGATAACCATCCAGAAATATCTATTAAATCATTTCAGAGTCCAGtcaatgaaaacacagaagTAGACACAGTGATAGCAGTAGTTAGTGTCAGTGATAAAGACTCAGGTGACAATGGAGTGGTTGATCTTCATATTCCAGATAACATGCCTTTCAAACTGAGGGAATCCTCTGATAACTATTATGAATTAGTCGTGTCAGAGCCGTTAGACCGTGAGAAGGTTCCAGAATATGACATCACCTtcactgtgacagacagaggTTCTCCTCCTTTATCTGACAATGAAACTATGACGTTAGAACTGCTGGATGTGAATGACAATGTTCCACAGTTCCCTCTGTCATTTTATACTATACGTGTGATGGAGAATAACGCACCTGGAGCCCTGCTCAGTTCCCTCACTGCGTTTGACCCTGACCTCCATGAAAACCAGTATCTAGTTTACTTCATCCTAGAGAAGGAGATAGCCAACACCTCCATGTCCATGCTGTTCTCCATCAATCCAGAGAACGGTAATCTTTACGCACTAAAAACTTTTGACTATGAGATCGAGAATGAGTTTCTTTTCCACATCGAGGCCAGAGACTCTGGCTCTCCTCCACTCAGCAGTAACGTGACGGTCCACATCATCATAGTGGACCAGAACGACAACGCTCCGGTGATTGTGTCTCCGTGGCGCGCGCACGGCTCGGTGGTGGAGGAAAAGATCCCCAGATCCACCGATAAAGGCTCTCTGGTTTCCAAGGTGATAGCCTTAGACACAGACTCGGTGCACAACTCTCGGATTACCTACCAGTTTCTCCAGGTGACTGACGCCACCTTGTTCAGTCTGGACCAATACAACGGAGAGATCCGGACTATGAGGATGTTCAGCTACAGAGACCCGCGCCACCAGCGACTGGTTGTTGTTGCCAAAGACAACGGGGAGCCCGCTCTCTCTGCTACAGTCACCATCAAGCTGTCCACAGTGGAGACTGCCGTGAAGGCCTACTCTGACATGACTGAGGTGCCTCTAGAATATGACATCTTTTCAGACCTAAACCTGTATCTGGTCATCGGTCTGGGCTCGGTGTCATTTCTCCTGCTGATCACCATACTGGTCACCATCGTGCTCAAGTGTCAGAAACCCAAGCACAGCAAAGCGGCTGCTCCCTGCAGGAACAGTGTGATCAGTGACAGGAACTCCTCCATCGCAGATTCCACTCTGGTGTCCAACGATGCCTACTGGTACAGTCTGTTTCTAGCAGAGACCAGGAAAGGAAAGATGGTGGTGAGACAGCCTGTGCCAAAGGGCTCCAGATACATCGTGTCCAGTTTACCAAGAGGCACAGGACTGACAGACACTAGTGACTCAGCAGCCTCCACCCTGCAG GAATTTGGATGA
- the LOC115014766 gene encoding protocadherin alpha-C2-like, translating into MEGFVCSQYWKRYVSTILLFVATLYSTSAVTHYSVPEELEEGTVVANLAGDLGLDVKTLVDRKMRIEIITNRKYLDVKKETGELYIVERIDRESLCPTKTSCYLKMEAIIENPKRIFYIELEIMDINDNAPHFRRDTIDLDISEATQAGERFSVSNAVDPDVGSNSVKTYHLSESDFFTIEIQTGRDGSKFADLILKNTLDREQQAVHYLILTAVDGGMPSRSGTASIIVHVLDTNDNAPTFEEESYQISVMENFPIGNLVFHLNATDLDEGSNSDLKYSYSLYTSEKTQETFNLNLNTGEITVKGVLNYEDFNIYDMEVIANDKGANSLSGKCKLKIVIEDMNDNHPEISIKSFQSPVNENTEVDTVIAVVSVSDKDSGDNGVVDLHIPDNMPFKLRESSDNYYELVVSEPLDREKVPEYDITFTVTDRGSPPLSDNETMTLELLDVNDNVPQFPLSFYTIRVMENNAPGALLSSLTAFDPDLHENQYLVYFILEKEIANTSMSMLFSINPENGNLYALKTFDYEIENEFLFHIEARDSGSPPLSSNVTVHIIIVDQNDNAPVIVSPWRAHGSVVEEKIPRSTDKGSLVSKVIALDTDSVHNSRITYQFLQVTDATLFSLDQYNGEIRTMRMFSYRDPRHQRLVVVAKDNGEPALSATVTIKLSTVETAVKAYSDMTEVPLEYDIFSDLNLYLVIGLGSVSFLLLITILVTIVLKCQKPKHSKAAAPCRNSVISDRNSSIADSTLVSNDAYWYSLFLAETRKGKMVVRQPVPKGSRYIVSSLPRGTGLTDTSDSAASTLQV; encoded by the coding sequence ATGGAAGGTTTTGTCTGTTCTCAATACTGGAAAAGGTATGTGTCGACAATTCTTCTTTTTGTTGCCACGTTATATTCCACGTCGGCTGTAACACACTATTCTGTCCCCGAGGAACTCGAGGAAGGCACTGTCGTCGCTAATTTAGCTGGAGATTTGGGATTAGATGTGAAGACATTAGTTGATCGGAAAATGCGCATAGAGATTATTACCAATAGGAAATACCTGGACGTGAAAAAAGAAACAGGGGAGCTGTACATTGTTGAGCGAATTGACAGAGAGTCTCTCTGTCCCACCAAGACATCTTGTTATCTTAAAATGGAGGCAATAATTGAAAACCCAAAAAGAATATTTTACATCGAATTAGAGATAATGGACATAAATGATAACGCACCTCATTTTAGAAGAGACACGATAGATTTAGACATTTCAGAGGCAACGCAGGCTGGTGAGCGCTTTTCTGTGAGTAATGCAGTTGACCCAGACGTTGGTTCGAACTCTGTGAAAACATACCATTTGAGTGAAAGTGATTTTTTCACAATAGAAATTCAGACTGGAAGAGATGGATCAAAATTTGCTGATTTAATACTGAAAAATACTTTGGACCGAGAGCAGCAGGCTGTTCATTATTTAATACTCACAGCTGTAGATGGCGGAATGCCGTCTCGTTCTGGTACTGCCAGCATTATTGTTCATGTTTTAGACACAAATGACAACGCCCCTACATTTGAAGAAGAGAGTTACCAAATCAGTGTAATGGAAAATTTTCCAATCGGAAATCTCGTTTTTCATCTGAATGCAACAGATTTGGATGAAGGCTCAAATTCTGATTTGAAATACTCATACAGTTTATATACTTCGGAGAAAACGCAAGAAACGTTTAATTTAAACCTCAACACGGGTGAGATTACTGTAAAAGGAGTGTTAAATTACGAAGATTTCAATATTTATGATATGGAAGTAATAGCTAATGATAAAGGAGCCAATAGTttatcaggaaaatgtaaaCTCAAAATTGTCATTGAGGACATGAATGATAACCATCCAGAAATATCTATTAAATCATTTCAGAGTCCAGtcaatgaaaacacagaagTAGACACAGTGATAGCAGTAGTTAGTGTCAGTGATAAAGACTCAGGTGACAATGGAGTGGTTGATCTTCATATTCCAGATAACATGCCTTTCAAACTGAGGGAATCCTCTGATAACTATTATGAATTAGTCGTGTCAGAGCCGTTAGACCGTGAGAAGGTTCCAGAATATGACATCACCTtcactgtgacagacagaggTTCTCCTCCTTTATCTGACAATGAAACTATGACGTTAGAACTGCTGGATGTGAATGACAATGTTCCACAGTTCCCTCTGTCATTTTATACTATACGTGTGATGGAGAATAACGCACCTGGAGCCCTGCTCAGTTCCCTCACTGCGTTTGACCCCGACCTCCATGAAAACCAGTATCTAGTTTATTTCATCCTGGAGAAAGAGATAGCCAACACCTCCATGTCCATGCTGTTCTCCATCAATCCAGAGAACGGTAATCTTTACGCACTAAAAACTTTTGACTATGAGATCGAGAATGAGTTTCTTTTCCACATCGAGGCCAGAGACTCTGGCTCTCCTCCACTCAGCAGTAACGTGACGGTCCACATCATCATTGTGGACCAGAACGACAACGCTCCGGTGATTGTGTCTCCGTGGCGCGCGCACGGCTCGGTGGTGGAGGAAAAGATCCCCAGATCCACCGATAAAGGCTCTCTGGTTTCCAAGGTGATAGCCTTAGACACAGACTCGGTGCACAACTCTCGGATTACCTACCAGTTTCTCCAGGTGACTGACGCCACCTTGTTCAGTCTGGACCAATACAACGGAGAGATCCGGACTATGAGGATGTTCAGCTACAGAGACCCGCGCCACCAGCGACTGGTTGTTGTTGCCAAAGACAACGGGGAGCCCGCTCTCTCTGCTACAGTCACCATCAAGCTGTCCACAGTGGAGACTGCCGTGAAGGCCTACTCTGACATGACTGAGGTGCCTCTAGAATATGACATCTTTTCAGACCTAAACCTGTATCTGGTCATCGGTCTGGGCTCGGTGTCATTTCTCCTGCTGATCACCATACTGGTCACCATCGTGCTCAAGTGTCAGAAACCCAAGCACAGCAAAGCGGCTGCTCCCTGCAGGAACAGTGTGATCAGTGACAGGAACTCCTCCATTGCAGATTCCACTCTGGTGTCCAACGATGCCTACTGGTACAGTCTGTTTCTAGCAGAGACCAGGAAAGGAAAGATGGTGGTGAGACAGCCTGTGCCAAAGGGCTCCAGATACATCGTGTCCAGTTTACCAAGAGGCACAGGACTGACAGACACTAGTGACTCAGCAGCCTCCACCCTGCAGGTATGA